GCGTGTTTatcatttagttttttattgacGTCGTTCTCTAGCAGCAGGTGCAATAAAAGTACGTATCATTGTTTTCAGCGATTACCTGTTCAAACTTCTCTTGATTGGTGACTCTGGTGTGGGAAAGTCCTGTCTCCTTCTCAGATTCGCTGATGACACTTACACAGAAAGCTACATCAGTACTATCGGAGTGGACTTCAAAATTAGAACCTTAGATTTAGATGGAAAGACAATAAAGTTACAAATATGGGACACAGCAGGACAAGAGAGATTTAGAACAATTACTTCATCATACTACAGAGGAGCACACGGAATCATCATTGTTTACGATTGCACAGACCAGGTAAGTGCtcttatataaacaaaacataaaaaaaaaaaaattcatatgtCAGTAAACAAAACAATGAATGGAAGCTTAaacaatgcaaatattttattaagagtaAATAAGTCAAATTATTAGTATCTGAATCCATATAAACCAtacaatcatattaattttttgatatcaatcttactattttttttaaagaaatggtacatcaatttaattaataaaacaaataaaactttaaatactaTTACTATTATTGACTACTTATATCTATATACGACTAGTATTAACTTATAGTACTTATGATAGTGATCAACCTTAAGTGCTCACACATAAATGACCAATCACCCAAACACCTTACCTTTAAAactcagtaaaaaatatatctgtcatacaaataaaaatcataatgacAGATAACTCCATAAAACTGTAATactttatagaattattttaatccgcccgtaacagcttgtgaatgtcccactgctgggctaaaggccttctctcccttttttgaggagaaggtttggagcttattatacCATGCTGCTCctgtgcgggttggtggaatacacatgcggcagaatatcagtgatattagacacttgcaggctctttacgatgttttcctttaccgtaaagaacaaaatgaattataatcacaaattaaggacatgaaaattcaatgggtCTTGCCCTGGTTtaaacccatgatcatcggttaagattcacacattcttaccactgggccatctcggcttattttaatatcttattaaaattcgtctgatataaaattaaaatactgacTTCTTTACTTGGCTTCTTACCAAATTAGCAGAAGTGTCCTAAGTAAGAATTTATAACGTATAGTGAGTCACAAAACTACTGACAAACATGATTATGTTAATTAGGCAATGATAGCACATTGTGTATTTGTTAAAtgataattatcaattttatcaactgtaaaaaatatagttcatCAAAGTTGTTTAATGATTTGTGTTTAATCCATTTTTGAGTTTATCTTGTCTACTTGAGAAATGTTTGAGGGTGTATATTGTTAGTTCTtatctatttacaataattaaaattaaatactgaaGTTTAATAATTTCGCTAGGACTCATTCAGCAATGTGAAACAGTGGCTGGAGGAGATTGACCGTTATGCATGTGATAATGTGAACAAACTGCTTGTTGGCAATAAGTGTGACCTCACTACAAAGAAAGTTGTTGACTATACTACAGCCAAGGTaagttataaaacatataaatattattaacaaaacactAAGCAActgctttttttttacaaaatagttaGGGTAATAGGCAATTGAGCACattgattgtaagtggtcaccatcgccaatACACCACAAACCTTGACAACTAAGATGTCTGTGAtgattgtgcctgtagttagactggctcactcacgctttaaaatggaacacaacaatactaagcattgctatttagtggtagaatatctgatgagtgggtggtacctacccgaacggacttacacaaagctctgccCTGCACATATTTTTCAGAGCTACATAACCAATTTTTGTGatttaatcaatcaatcttAACATGTCTAAAGTTTTTActatattgaattttaagatatcatttttatatagacCAAGATATAGAACTACCTGACAACTTTGTAGCAGTTGCTGATGTCATAATACATTTGTTCTAAATTTCAGTTTCAACTGTGCATAGATAATCAGTCAGCACAAATaacttaataagtatatatactcaaattatgtttaataaaagtctgtttattaaaaatgaattcaatattatgtcatctaaatattaattctttatgCAAATTATACTAACACTTAAACTTAAATGAAATCTtagtaaaatatagtaataaatgaaCTTCGCTCTTGTATTCGAGTCTGTATTAAGATAAGAAATGATATGACTCAGTCGGTTATATATTACAttgcatattaattaaaattagtctcATTGTTATTACAAGAGTTCATTTACACCTTTAATTgaacttgaaatatttattacttgatTTATTGTAAGTTACCTATTagcatatattaaattataataatgaaatatattgtgttttgtataattgttatttatgccTCGGTAACATGTTTTTCTGAACTATATcgtcttatttatttagttatcttGTTGTAGTTATGTTAGGGGATTTTTTagaactattttaaagctgtgtataaataatatgttctgTCCACACTAAAAGGTGGATATtttctcttaaaaataaaatttcattacattCGGTCGTACTTGTATATACCAAGTATTTATAGTTAGTTTGTAGTTaatgtaattacgggcacaagggccACAATAGTATAGATGCAATGGTTCGCAGCGAGTTGGCAATGTATTATCTTTCCTCTTTGATaacttctaataaaaaatatcttttctttttgttaaaaagaaaagttatttttttatatatagttaacgtaaaatatgaaaaataaaaagtttacaatTAACGACGaaagtaattattgt
The Nymphalis io chromosome 19, ilAglIoxx1.1, whole genome shotgun sequence DNA segment above includes these coding regions:
- the LOC126776025 gene encoding ras-related protein Rab-1A, with translation MNPEYDYLFKLLLIGDSGVGKSCLLLRFADDTYTESYISTIGVDFKIRTLDLDGKTIKLQIWDTAGQERFRTITSSYYRGAHGIIIVYDCTDQDSFSNVKQWLEEIDRYACDNVNKLLVGNKCDLTTKKVVDYTTAKQYAEQLGIPFLETSAKNSTNVEQAFMTMAAEIKSRVGPPSAGAAPQGAAVKIDQGRPIDTGKSSCC